A genomic stretch from Malus domestica chromosome 15, GDT2T_hap1 includes:
- the LOC103425395 gene encoding membrane-bound O-acyltransferase gup1-like, with translation MKLLKGEVGFLILYAAAFYAFIIHRSLQLSRDHHAKLFGLRPGCLIPHRLNDVSDAQWRNFRGNFPVLTGVFTMFTLIANLLRTSFHLKARGMSIIWILISFTYLAYLHGACIIFILAIASMNFLLVKIFARTKYFPFVFWIFNIFFLLCNRVYEGYSFSIIGQRWAYLDNFRGTFRWHICFNFVVLRMISFGYDYHWAHRESRFDHKKHIQRCNICKSGKTCYHVLQETGVQNDMYAFTTYLAYLVYAPLYLTGPIVSFNAFASQLDVPQNNFSAKDIAWYGLRWVFSLLLMELMTHLFYYNAFAISGMWKELYPMDVFIIGYGVLIFMWLKFFLIWRYFRFWSLICGIEVPENMPRCINNCYNLETFWKNWHASYNKWLVRYLYIPLGGTRRKLLNVWVVFTFVAIWHDLEWKLLSWAWLTCLFFIPEMILKSATNAFQVKSTHGEFVVRELSAVAGAITITCLMVANLVGFVIGPSGISWLISQFLKREGLPVLAGMLLTFYVGTKLMFHIRDAKQSSS, from the exons ATGAAGTTGTTGAAAGGAGAGGTGGGATTTCTCATTCTCTACGCAGCTGCTTTCTATGCCTTCATCATCCATCGATCCCTCCAACTCTCTCGCG ATCATCATGCTAAGCTCTTCGGTTTGCGTCCTGGATGCCTCATTCCTCATCGCCTCAAT GATGTTTCTGATGCTCAATGGAGAAACTTTCGAGGAAATTTTCCTGTTCTTACTGGTGTCTTCACAATGTTCACGTTGATTGCTAATTTGCTGAGGACAAGCTTTCATTTAAAAGCGAGAGGGATGTCCATTAtttggattttgatttctttCACATACCTAGCATATCTGCATGGAGCCTG CATTATATTTATCCTCGCAATCGCTTCaatgaattttcttttggtAAAG ATATTTGCACGAACAAAGTATTTCCCTTTTGTATTTTGGATTTTCAACATATTCTTTCTTCTGTGCAATCGTGTTTATGAAGGATATTCATTCTCCATAATTGG GCAACGCTGGGCATATTTGGACAACTTTCGGGGCACCTTTAGATGGCACATTTGCTTTAACTTTG TTGTTTTGCGGATGATAAGCTTTGGCTATGATTACCATTGGGCACATCGAGAATCTCGTTTTGACCATAAG AAACACATTCAGCGTTGCAATATTTGTAAATCAGGGAAAACTTGTTACCATGTTTTACAG GAGACAGGTGTCCAGAATGACATGTATGCCTTTACGACTTACCTTGCGTATTTGGTGTATGCACCTCTTTATCTTACTGGGCCAATTGTAAGCTTCAATGCATTTGCCTCACAG TTGGATGTTCCTCAAAATAACTTTTCAGCTAAGGACATTGCTTGGTATGGTTTGCGCTGGGTGTTCAGTCTTCTTCTGATGGAACTAATGACACATCTTTTCTATTACAATGCGTTTGCAATCAG TGGCATGTGGAAAGAGTTATACCCTATGGATGTGTTTATTATTGGATATGGG GTTTTAATCTTCATGTGGCTAAAGTTTTTTCTGATATGGCGCTATTTCCGGTTCTGGTCACTG ATATGTGGCATTGAGGTCCCTGAGAATATGCCGAGGTGTATAAATAATTGCTACAACTTGGAAACTTTTTGGAAGAACTGGCATGCTTCCTACAACAAATGGCTTGTGAG GTATTTGTACATTCCTCTTGGGGGCACTCGGAGGAAGCTTCTCAATGTATGGGTTGTATTCACATTTGTTGCCATTTGGCATGATCTAGAATG GAAGCTTCTTTCGTGGGCATGGCTGACATGCTTATTCTTTATTCCGGAAATGATATTGAAATCAGCAACCAATGCATTTCAG GTTAAGAGTACTCATGGGGAATTTGTTGTTCGTGAACTTAGTGCGGTTGCTGGTGCAATTACTATCACTTGTCTCATG GTAgcaaaccttgttggttttgttATTGGACCATCTGGGATTAGTTGGTTGATTTCTCAATTCCTTAAACGAGAAG GACTTCCGGTTTTGGCAGGCATGCTTTTGACATTTTATGTAGGGACAAAG CTTATGTTCCACATCCGCGATGCAAAGCAAAGTAGCAGCTAA